The Magnetospirillum sp. 15-1 genomic interval TAATAATACTTCTCCTGACCTTCTGCGTAGCCGTTAGCTCGCCATCATCATGGTCGAGTTCCTTTTCCAGGATCACGAACTTCCGAATATTCTCGACGCGAGCGAATCGGCTATTGACCTCGTCCACGACCCCTTGCACCAGGGCTTTTACCTCCGGCAGCACGGTCAGAGACTTGTAGGTGGTGTAGGCGAGGGAACGCTCCTGCGCCCACCGCCCCACGGTATCGACATCGATCTGGATAAGAGCACCAAGGAATTTCCGTGCCTCACCGACCACGATCGCCTCGGCGATGAAGGGACTGTCCTTGATGGCGTTCTCGAGTTCGGACGGGGCTATGTTCTTGCCGCCGCTGGTGATGATGATCGCCTTCTTGCGGTCAACGATGGAGATTTCCCCATCATCCAGTACCTCGACGATATCGCCTGACAACAACCAGCCGTCCGAAGTAATGGTCTCGACCGTCGCCCTCTCGTCACGGAAATAGCCCTTGAAGATACCCGGGCAGCGAATTTGAATCTCGCCGTCATCGGCCAGCCGCCACTCTACTCCCTGCAGCGCAACCCCAGCGGCACCGACTCGCCGCTTACCTGATCGTTGCAGGAAAACAACACCGCCGGACTCGGTCAGGCCATATCCCTGACTCACCGGCAATCCGATGATGTCGAAGAAACGCATCAGCTCGGGCGACACCGCCGCACCAGCACATAGGCGGTGCCTCGACCGGTCCAGGCCCATGTAGCGGTGGATGTTGCGGAACATCCCCCAATAGAGGATGAAGGATAGAAAGCGGTCCCACAGCCCCGGGGAATAGGACGGCAATTGCCGCCGGTCGGACAACGGACGCCCCAGCTTCATGAAGAGGTCGAACGCCCTTCTCTGGAACGTCCCGCTTTCCTGGAGCTTGAATAGAAAGCCCTGATGCAGCTTCTCGTAGATACGGGGGACGCCGATGAAAAAGGTCGGAGCGATCTCCCGAACATTGATGGCAACCGTATCGATGGATTCAGCGAAATTGACTCGCCCGCCCATGACCAGTTGCATCACCATGGAGTAGCAGCGCTCGGCCATGTGACACAGCGGAAGATAGCAGACGGCTTCGTAAGGCACGCCCTCCATCTCACATCCATTCGAATAAGCGTAGGCCGAATAGATGATGTTGCGGTGCGAGATCATCGAGCCCTTGGGCGGGCCGGTGGTACCCGATGTGTAGACGAGAAAGCAGCAATCGTCCGGCGCCCCGATCTCGATGGAGGCGTCGAGGTCGGCTTCGGCCGAAGGATGATCCCTCAGATAGCTATCGCCGAGAGCGAGCAGGGTCTCGTAGGACATCACCTTTTCATGGGTGTAGTGGCGCATGCCCTTCATATCGACGCAGATGACATGCTCGACGTCGGACAAACCTCCTTCGTTCGCCAGGGCATCAAGGACTTTATCCGTCTGCTCCTGGTCCCCGGCGAACACCACCCGCGCCCCGCTGTGCCGGACAATGTATTGCAGTTCCGGCCAGGGATTGGTTGGGTAGATGCCGACCACCACGGCCCCAAGGGATTCCGCCCCAAGATCGGCATAGAACCATTCCGGCGTATCCTCACTGGCGATCGCTACCCGGTCACCGGCCCCGACCCCGAGCGCCCGCAACCCCAGGGCGACACGACGCACAGTGGCGTAGTAATGATTCCAACTGTAACGACGCCAGATTCCCCGATCCTTTTCGCGCAACGCCAGCGCATCGCCAAGGGTCTGAGCCCGGTAGCGGAGCAGTTGCGGCAGCGTCGTATCGCCTTGAGCCAGACGGCCGGCGAGAGACACGGATTCGAGCCCCATCATCGGGGCCGAGACGGCAGCGCCCTCGGTATCGCACTGACTGGATTTCTTCTGATCAGCCTCAGCAACAAACATCGGCAGGTGCCTCCCCACTCTGCGCCGTAAGGTCGCTGCCCTTGGACCCAAAATAGGCCTCGGCCACCACGGGGCTGCGCCCAATCTCCTCCGGAGTTCCCTCGGCGATCTTCTTTCCGAAATTCAGAACATGAATGCGATCGGAGATATCCATCACGATTCGCATGTTATGCTCGATCATCAGTACGGATGTTCCGTATTCGTCGCGAATATCCATGACGAATCTGGCGATATCCTCAGTTTCTTCCTGATTCATTCCTGAGACCATTTCATCAAGGAGCAACAGTTTCGGCTTCGACGCCAGGGCTCGCCCTAGCTCGACCCTCTTTTGCTGTCCGTAGGACAGAGCGCCGACCACCTTGTCGCGGATATCCTCGATCTCGAGAAATTCGATAATTTCCTCGACGGTCTCGCGGGCGGCGAGTTCCTCACGGCGAGCTCCTCCGAAGAAGGTCGCGCAGGCGAACACCCCCGAGCGGAGCTGGGCATGCAGGCCGACCAGCAGGTTCTCGACCACCGTCCCGTGCTTGAACAGCGCGAGATTCTGAAATGTCCGGCCAATACCGTTGTTGACAAATTTCCAGGCAGGCACCTGGGTCATGTCCTCGCCATCGAAGACAATCCGCCCGGCCGTCGGCTTCAGGACGCCGCTGATCAGATTGAATAGGGTGGTCTTGCCCGCGCCGTTCGGCCCGATGACGCTGCAAATCTCGCCGCGTCCGACGGATAGGCCGACCTCGGAAACGGCGATCAGGCCACGAAAGGCTTTGCTCACCTGGTCGGTAACCAGAAGCGGGCTCATGACAGCCACCGCTTGCGACGCTTGTAGTGCTTGATTTCACGCAGACTCTTGCGCTGGGCACCGGAAAGGCCAAGGTAGAACTCCCTTACGTCGGCGTTGCCCTCAAGCGTTCTCGCCTCACCATCCAGCACGATCCGCCCCCGTTCGATGATGTATCCATAATCTGCGATGGCGAGAGCGCGCTGGGCGTTCTGCTCCACCAGCAACACGGTCAAGCCGAGATCGCCGTTCAGCCGCCGAATGACCTCGTAGATGTGTTCGATAACGATAGGAGCGAGACCCAACGACGGCTCATCGAGGACCAGTACACGGGGAGACCCCATGAGCGCCCGCCCGATCGCCACCATCTGCTGCTCACCACCGGAAAGGTAGCCCGAGATCTGCCGCCGACGCTCGGCCAAGCGGGGGAAGAGATCGAACACCACCGCCCGACGCTCCTCGATCACGCGCCGATCGGCGGTATAGCCGCCCATGTCCAGGTTCTCGTCAACGGTCAGGGACGCGAACAGGCGGCGGCCTTCCGGCACCTGGACAATTCCTCGTCGAACGATTTGGTCTGGGCGCAAGGCCGTCAGGTCGATGCCGTCATGGGTGATGGAACCGGCCTCGATCTCGCCGTCCTCATCGTCCAGCACGCCCGACAACGCCTTCAGCAGGGTCGATTTTCCCGCACCGTTCGATCCCAGCAGCGCGACAATCTTGCCGGGCTCGACACGGATGGAAACATCGCGAACCGCCTCGATGGCGCCGCCATAGATCACCTGAAGGTTTTTTATCTCTATGACATCTGTGGACATGACGGATTTCGCCTGCTCAGTTTTAAAACGATCTTCGCTGTCTACTGCAGCCCTTGAGACATCCCTCGATCAACAACGATCTGGTCGACCACCAGCCTGGCCGTCTCGGCGCAGGCCTGGGTACCGCCATTGCCGTAGGCCTTCACGGCATCCCCAACGCACCACAATCCGGCCACCCCGGTTTCGCGCGGCAGGTCGTAGCCGGCACAGCTGCGCTGGCACGGCCAGTCGCCCCGCATCACCCGGATGGACAGCATCTTCACGGTATCGAAGCCGGGGAACTGCTCCCGCAGATCCTCCAGGGCGTATTGGATTTCCGCTTCCGCATCGAAATCACCGAGTGCAGGGACCGGCACCGCATAAGCCACGTATTGATGCCAACCGGGGGGCGCCAGCTCGGGACAGGTGGCCGTCAGGTTGGCCATGTTGCAGAGCCGGCGGGTCTTGCCGAAGGTGACGATTCCCGGCGCCTCGAGCAGCGGCTGGCGGCTGGCGAAATTGATGACGATGTTGGCGGCTGGCTTCAGGCGGTTCCTGACCAGTCCCACATAATCCGAGGGAAAGCTCTCCTCCCCGCCCAGATCGACGGTCAGCTTCGGGCCGGCATTGCTGACCACGATCCCGGCATCGATACGGATGGCCTCCCCTCCCTGCCGGACGACCACGCCGCACACCTTGCCGTTCTCGATGAGAATCCGCTCTACCGGCGCTTCCAACCGGATATCGCATCCCTTTCTCTGTGCCGCTGCGGCCAGATCCTCCCAGGCGCCGATCGTTCCACGGGGGCAGAAGCCGAACCGCTTGAATGCCCCCTTGCTGGTGAAATAGGTGAGAAAGGCCCGCGCCGGCAGTTCATCCGCGTTGCAGCTGAAAATCGCCGCGCAGAGGTTCCGGAAAATCCCATGAACCGTCTCGTTCTTGGTGTATCCGGATAGCCAATCCTCGGTGGACTGGCTGCCATCGGGCAGGGAAC includes:
- a CDS encoding ABC transporter ATP-binding protein, whose protein sequence is MSPLLVTDQVSKAFRGLIAVSEVGLSVGRGEICSVIGPNGAGKTTLFNLISGVLKPTAGRIVFDGEDMTQVPAWKFVNNGIGRTFQNLALFKHGTVVENLLVGLHAQLRSGVFACATFFGGARREELAARETVEEIIEFLEIEDIRDKVVGALSYGQQKRVELGRALASKPKLLLLDEMVSGMNQEETEDIARFVMDIRDEYGTSVLMIEHNMRIVMDISDRIHVLNFGKKIAEGTPEEIGRSPVVAEAYFGSKGSDLTAQSGEAPADVCC
- a CDS encoding FAD-dependent oxidoreductase; its protein translation is MVDRVERFDAVVIGAGAGGLCAAARLANAGFSTVLLESLDRVGGRASTEVIDGFKVNIGAIALELGGVFEETFAALGQPLDVRLPKPASAFYLDHRVVDVGSGGWGMLLGGLTKQAAKILEKFAEARAGSLPDGSQSTEDWLSGYTKNETVHGIFRNLCAAIFSCNADELPARAFLTYFTSKGAFKRFGFCPRGTIGAWEDLAAAAQRKGCDIRLEAPVERILIENGKVCGVVVRQGGEAIRIDAGIVVSNAGPKLTVDLGGEESFPSDYVGLVRNRLKPAANIVINFASRQPLLEAPGIVTFGKTRRLCNMANLTATCPELAPPGWHQYVAYAVPVPALGDFDAEAEIQYALEDLREQFPGFDTVKMLSIRVMRGDWPCQRSCAGYDLPRETGVAGLWCVGDAVKAYGNGGTQACAETARLVVDQIVVDRGMSQGLQ
- a CDS encoding ABC transporter ATP-binding protein, which codes for MSTDVIEIKNLQVIYGGAIEAVRDVSIRVEPGKIVALLGSNGAGKSTLLKALSGVLDDEDGEIEAGSITHDGIDLTALRPDQIVRRGIVQVPEGRRLFASLTVDENLDMGGYTADRRVIEERRAVVFDLFPRLAERRRQISGYLSGGEQQMVAIGRALMGSPRVLVLDEPSLGLAPIVIEHIYEVIRRLNGDLGLTVLLVEQNAQRALAIADYGYIIERGRIVLDGEARTLEGNADVREFYLGLSGAQRKSLREIKHYKRRKRWLS
- a CDS encoding AMP-binding protein; protein product: MFVAEADQKKSSQCDTEGAAVSAPMMGLESVSLAGRLAQGDTTLPQLLRYRAQTLGDALALREKDRGIWRRYSWNHYYATVRRVALGLRALGVGAGDRVAIASEDTPEWFYADLGAESLGAVVVGIYPTNPWPELQYIVRHSGARVVFAGDQEQTDKVLDALANEGGLSDVEHVICVDMKGMRHYTHEKVMSYETLLALGDSYLRDHPSAEADLDASIEIGAPDDCCFLVYTSGTTGPPKGSMISHRNIIYSAYAYSNGCEMEGVPYEAVCYLPLCHMAERCYSMVMQLVMGGRVNFAESIDTVAINVREIAPTFFIGVPRIYEKLHQGFLFKLQESGTFQRRAFDLFMKLGRPLSDRRQLPSYSPGLWDRFLSFILYWGMFRNIHRYMGLDRSRHRLCAGAAVSPELMRFFDIIGLPVSQGYGLTESGGVVFLQRSGKRRVGAAGVALQGVEWRLADDGEIQIRCPGIFKGYFRDERATVETITSDGWLLSGDIVEVLDDGEISIVDRKKAIIITSGGKNIAPSELENAIKDSPFIAEAIVVGEARKFLGALIQIDVDTVGRWAQERSLAYTTYKSLTVLPEVKALVQGVVDEVNSRFARVENIRKFVILEKELDHDDGELTATQKVRRSIINKKFAKELVEIYGE